The DNA segment GGAAACGGATGACAGAATCCTATTTAGTTCTTCGATTTCATTGAATTGCAAAAAGTTATCCCCTTTGTTTTCATATTAAGAGCCGCCTGTAAAAAAATTTAGAATCATTTTCTAATAAACGTAAGAGCATTCTAAATTCCCGCCTTTTTCCCATTTGTATAAGGGAATATTCAATATGGAAAAAGGTTCGGATTCATTTTCAATTTACTTTTGTTTAGCAAAAATTCTAACTTCATACGGATTTAAAATTTTTAGACCGGCGAACCTTTTTTTACCGGAATGATTGATAAAAATTTCATAGTTCTGATTTCTTCCCGTCCGGTTTATTTTTTCCACGGTAGGCCCGTAAAATATAAACGGAATTTTCGCCTCTTTTAAAATACGACGATAGAGAAGAACAAAACTCAAGGGTTCGAGAGAAGCCCCCACATAAATTACTTTTCCTTTATAATACGAATTTGCTGTGATCACAGGAGCTCCTTTGTAGAACTTTCTTTTATCTGTGTACCTCGCCCAAACCTTTGCGGTCGTCGGCTCTAAAATCTCGCAAATCTTGGAACAGGTTCCGGGAAAAAATCGAAATCTAAATTTCACTTTTTGATTTCCAACCGCTTCGAATTTGCGAACCTTTACCCCGGCCATCTCCGCGAAAGGCCCGGGAATCTGAGAATCATACATCCAGCCGTTGACGTCTTTGGCTCCGGTTCTAAATCCTAAAACGAGAGTTCCACCTTCTTTTACAAATTCTTCCAGCTTTTGAAAGACTGAGTTCGTAACCATCGTGTACATCGGAAGAACGATCACCTTATATTCTTTAAAATCGATCTTGGAAGCGGGACGAAAGTGAGTGTTTACGTTGAGGATGTTCATCCCCGCAAACCAAGTTGCCATTTCGATATCGTATCCGAGTTGGGACCAGGGTACGGGAGAAAATTTCAATCCGGTTGAGATCGGCTGGTGTTTCCAATTTCTTGCGTTCTCGATATCGTGGACGACCGCGACTTCGGCGGGAAACAATTCTTCCGTAAAGTCTTCCGCATACTCGTTGATTTCTTGAATTCCTTTCTGCAGTTCATAGTAACGTTCCGTTTTCTCCTTATCGTGATCTAAGATTCCGTAACAAAGTTGTTCTTGTCCGAAACGAGCCGTTCTATATCTAAAAAAATAAATCGAATTCGAGCCGTGAACGATCGAATGTTTCATCCAAAGTTTTGTCTGTCCCGGAGCCGGTAAATAACCAAGCAAGTCGTGTCCTTGAAATCCGGAGATTTGTTCCATTACTGTGAACGGAAGATTTTTTAAACCGCGGTTGTATTGTTGCATCGCAGAGATAAACGGATGTGGAAATGGTTCTTCTTGTTCTCCCCAAGTCGGATAGTTGTCCCAAGATATGTAATCCAGATACGAAGCGAGTTCGGCCATATCGATGATCGGTAAGAATGGAGAAGGATACAAGTTTGTGGTCAACGGCCTGCCCACCGAAAACTTTCTGAGTATCTGCGTTTGCAGTTTTACAAAGTCGACGATCGTATCCGAATGAAAACGATAGAAGTCCTGAATCATGGAAGGGTTGAAATTGCTCGCGATGTGCGAACCCGGAATCGGAATTTCTTCGAAAGAATTGTAAAGAACTCCCCAAAAAACATTTCCCCAAGTCTCGTTGAGTTTTCGGATCGTTTTGTATTTGTTTTTTAACCAAACTCGAAACGCTTTTAAGGAAGTTTGAGAATGATCGATATCGGATCCTTCATGACCGATTTCATTGTCGATCTGCCAACCGATCACTGCGGGATGATTTCCGAAATGTTTCGCCATAGCAGTCACGATCTTTACGACCGCCTTTCTGTAATTGGGAGAAGAAAAACAAGCTTGTCTTCTTGTCCCGATGGTTCTTCGGATTCCGTCTCTTTCTTGAATTATG comes from the Leptospira sp. WS92.C1 genome and includes:
- a CDS encoding beta-galactosidase, which codes for MIFGADYYPEQWTKKDWEEDISIMKEMGLTSVRLAEFAWALMEPKEGRFDFSFFDHILKLIQKNGMNAILGTPTATFPPWLVKKFPDIIQERDGIRRTIGTRRQACFSSPNYRKAVVKIVTAMAKHFGNHPAVIGWQIDNEIGHEGSDIDHSQTSLKAFRVWLKNKYKTIRKLNETWGNVFWGVLYNSFEEIPIPGSHIASNFNPSMIQDFYRFHSDTIVDFVKLQTQILRKFSVGRPLTTNLYPSPFLPIIDMAELASYLDYISWDNYPTWGEQEEPFPHPFISAMQQYNRGLKNLPFTVMEQISGFQGHDLLGYLPAPGQTKLWMKHSIVHGSNSIYFFRYRTARFGQEQLCYGILDHDKEKTERYYELQKGIQEINEYAEDFTEELFPAEVAVVHDIENARNWKHQPISTGLKFSPVPWSQLGYDIEMATWFAGMNILNVNTHFRPASKIDFKEYKVIVLPMYTMVTNSVFQKLEEFVKEGGTLVLGFRTGAKDVNGWMYDSQIPGPFAEMAGVKVRKFEAVGNQKVKFRFRFFPGTCSKICEILEPTTAKVWARYTDKRKFYKGAPVITANSYYKGKVIYVGASLEPLSFVLLYRRILKEAKIPFIFYGPTVEKINRTGRNQNYEIFINHSGKKRFAGLKILNPYEVRIFAKQK